The Candidatus Binatia bacterium genome includes the window GTCCTCGACGACGACGATCGCCTTCGCCTGGCACAGCTTGGCGACGACCTCGGCGACGGTCTCGCTCGAGACGTCGAGCTCCTGGCCGATCTCGCCGAGCTCGACCGCGCCACCGTCGCCGCGGAAGCGCTCCGCCGCGCGCACCAGCACGTGCAGCGCGACCGCCCAGCGCGACACGTCGCGCGACGCCTCGTCCTCGGGCTCCGGACCGTACTCGATCACCGCCGCGAGCTCGGCGCCGGCGAGCACCACGGTCCAGCTGACGTAGATCCACACCAGCGTGACCGGCAGCTGCGCGAGCGCGCCGTAGATCGCGCTCGCGCGCGCGACGCCGATCTGCAGCGTCACGTACGCGACCTGCACGACCTGCCACGCGACACCCGCGAACAGCGCCGCGATCACGATCGACTTCAGGTGCGGGCGGCGGTTCGGCATCACCGCGTAGAGGAGCGCGATCGCGACCACGTTCATCGCGATCGGCGCCAGGCGCAGCCCGAGCAGCACGGCGCCGTGCAGCACCTCTTCCTGCAGCAGACGCTGCAAGAAGCTCTGCTCGCGCACCGCGGACGTGATGCCGACCGCGAGCAGCAGCAGGAAGGGGATCAGCAGCACGACCGCGACGTAGTCGGTGACCTTCCGCCACCAGGAGCGACCCTTCACCACGCGCCAGATGAGGTTGAAGCTCGCCTCGACGCTGCCGAGGACCGAGATCACCGTCACGATCAAAAATGCCGCGCCGATCGCCCCGATCGTGCTGACGTTGATGTTGTCGATGAACGTCATGATGCGCTCGGTGACCTGCGGGTCGAGCGCGAGACGCGAGAGCAGCAGCGGCTCGAGGCGGCCCTGCGCGCCGAGCCCCTTCAGCACGGCGAACATCAGCGCGAACAGCGGCACCACCGAGAGCAGCGTGGTGTAGGTCAGCGCCGCCGCGGCCTCGAGGCAGCGGTCGGCGTAGAAGCGCTCGAAGGTGGCGACGGCGATCCTCCACGCCCGTCGTGGCCAGGTCGCCGTACGTGCGAGCTGCGCGCCCATGCTCGAGCTCATTTGTGCACGCCCGTCCCGGCTTGTCACGACTCGAGCCCGGGGATAGAAGGCGCGCGTTCGATCCCGATCCCACCGAAGCGCCAGGAGGACGTCATGGTCGAGGAGATCATCCTGGAGGAGGAGGCGATCGCTCTCGAGCGAACGCGTGAGGGGACGTGGCCGGGAGAGTCCATACTGGGTCGGCCGATCCGCACCCTGCCGGAGCTGCAGCCACCGATCGTCCTCGGTCCGGACGCGACGGTGCGGGACGCGCTCGGGGTGATGAACCGTGCGACCGTCGGCTGCGTGCTCGTCGCCGAAGGCGGAAAGCTCGTCGGCATCTTCACGGAGCGCGACCTCCTGACCAAGGTCGCTGGCGCGCGCGACATCGACACGACGCGCCTTGCCGACGTCATGACGCGCGATCCCGAGTGCTTGACGCTCGACGACAGCATTGCCTATGCGCTCAACAAGATGAGCGTCGGGGGCTTCCGTCACGTCCCGCTGGTGGACGAGGACGGGCATCCGACCGGGCTCGTCGGCATGCGCAGCGTGGTCGACTTCCTGGTCGAGCTCTTCCCGCGCGAGGTGCTGACGCTGCCGTCGTCGCCGGCGAAGCAGATCTCGCCGACGCGCGAGGGCGCCTGAGCCGCGCTCGGCGCGAAGGGCCCCGCCTCGGGGGCGCGGCGTCCCGACTCAGCGCCAGGCGAAGACCGGCTGCTCGAAGTGCGCGACCCGCGTCGCGCGGCCGTGCATCGCGACCTCGCGGAACTGGAAGACCACCGCCGCGGTCGGCGCGTGGATGTGCGTGCCGATGAGCGGGATCGAGATCACCGGACGGTCGCTCTGCGGGATGCGGCGTAGCCGCGGCACGTCGGGGCGGTCGAGCTCGGCGAGCGGCACGCGGTGCACGGAGGCGACCTCGCGCGGATCGGGCCGCAGCTCGCACGCCGCGCCGGCCCACACCA containing:
- a CDS encoding YihY/virulence factor BrkB family protein translates to MGAQLARTATWPRRAWRIAVATFERFYADRCLEAAAALTYTTLLSVVPLFALMFAVLKGLGAQGRLEPLLLSRLALDPQVTERIMTFIDNINVSTIGAIGAAFLIVTVISVLGSVEASFNLIWRVVKGRSWWRKVTDYVAVVLLIPFLLLLAVGITSAVREQSFLQRLLQEEVLHGAVLLGLRLAPIAMNVVAIALLYAVMPNRRPHLKSIVIAALFAGVAWQVVQVAYVTLQIGVARASAIYGALAQLPVTLVWIYVSWTVVLAGAELAAVIEYGPEPEDEASRDVSRWAVALHVLVRAAERFRGDGGAVELGEIGQELDVSSETVAEVVAKLCQAKAIVVVEDEDKESFVLARDPSTLALSLLADEFGEGRPPEGADPRVCALLHGLEEQRRRELAAHTLGDLLDAPSEELASGKAGIDWAAGERTARDEAASVASATSAAGASAPARSERVRSAR
- a CDS encoding CBS domain-containing protein, with amino-acid sequence MVEEIILEEEAIALERTREGTWPGESILGRPIRTLPELQPPIVLGPDATVRDALGVMNRATVGCVLVAEGGKLVGIFTERDLLTKVAGARDIDTTRLADVMTRDPECLTLDDSIAYALNKMSVGGFRHVPLVDEDGHPTGLVGMRSVVDFLVELFPREVLTLPSSPAKQISPTREGA